Proteins encoded in a region of the Chitinivorax sp. B genome:
- a CDS encoding DinB family protein gives MDLITLAALGDFPHQLAAHYAAIPNDFKNWRPESWVGIPSEPFTPLEQICHIRDIEIDGYHVRILRTLREENPLLESLDGEILSKERDYSVANAAEVFATFQQARAKTIELVTQLSPDQLVRPAMFEGCAITLRGLLHLLCSHDQQHLAGLQWLKARIESPMSVDNIAKA, from the coding sequence ATGGACCTCATTACACTAGCTGCCCTTGGTGATTTTCCCCATCAGCTTGCGGCTCATTACGCAGCGATTCCCAATGATTTCAAAAATTGGCGCCCTGAATCTTGGGTAGGTATTCCTAGCGAGCCTTTTACTCCGCTTGAACAGATTTGTCATATTCGAGACATTGAAATCGATGGCTACCATGTACGAATTCTGCGAACTTTACGGGAAGAGAATCCGCTGCTCGAATCGTTGGATGGTGAGATCCTGTCGAAAGAGCGAGACTATTCAGTAGCAAATGCTGCAGAAGTATTCGCCACATTTCAACAAGCACGAGCCAAGACGATTGAGCTTGTCACCCAGCTGAGTCCCGACCAACTGGTTCGCCCTGCAATGTTTGAAGGCTGTGCGATCACGCTTCGTGGACTGTTACACTTGCTATGCAGTCACGATCAACAACACCTTGCCGGGCTCCAATGGTTGAAGGCGAGGATCGAATCCCCCATGTCAGTGGATAACATAGCCAAAGCTTGA
- a CDS encoding PLP-dependent aspartate aminotransferase family protein yields MSDFDTLTVHAGYTPDATGAVMPPIYATSTYAQQSPGVHTGYEYSRSQNPTRETFEKAVAAIEGGSRGYAFASGLAAMSTVLELLDQGSHVVAVDDLYGGSFRLFERVRRRTQGLDITYVAPGNTEALAAAIRPNTRMIWVETPTNPLLKLSDLAAIAAIAKQHGILSVVDNTFASPYLQQPLSHGFDITLHSATKYLNGHSDVVAGVAVVGDNPELAEQLAFLHNAVGGILDPFSSFLATRGLRTLSLRMQRHCENAQQIAEWLTTQPQVKDVIYLGLESHPQHALAKRQMRGFGGMISVRLNSDEAGARQVLEHCELFTLAESLGGVESLISLPAAMTHASIPLERRTALGIGPNLIRLSVGIESVDDLIGDLKQAFSALS; encoded by the coding sequence ATGTCCGATTTTGATACTCTGACGGTCCATGCCGGCTATACCCCGGATGCAACTGGTGCTGTCATGCCCCCGATCTATGCCACCTCGACCTATGCCCAGCAATCGCCTGGGGTGCATACCGGTTATGAATACTCGCGCAGTCAGAACCCTACCCGTGAAACATTCGAAAAAGCCGTTGCTGCAATCGAAGGCGGTAGTCGTGGCTATGCCTTTGCATCCGGCCTGGCTGCCATGTCCACCGTGCTGGAACTGCTGGACCAAGGTTCACATGTGGTTGCAGTGGATGATCTTTATGGTGGAAGTTTTCGCCTGTTTGAGCGTGTACGGCGCCGTACTCAAGGCCTGGACATCACTTATGTCGCACCTGGCAATACGGAGGCCCTGGCCGCTGCCATTCGCCCCAATACTCGAATGATCTGGGTCGAAACCCCCACCAACCCGTTGCTGAAACTGTCTGATCTGGCCGCCATTGCCGCAATCGCCAAGCAGCATGGCATTCTGTCGGTCGTTGACAATACCTTTGCTTCGCCCTATCTGCAGCAACCGCTGTCGCATGGTTTTGACATTACCCTTCACTCTGCCACCAAATACCTGAATGGCCACTCTGATGTGGTCGCCGGTGTTGCTGTAGTGGGTGACAATCCGGAACTGGCTGAGCAACTGGCCTTTCTGCACAATGCAGTTGGTGGTATCCTCGACCCATTCTCAAGCTTTTTGGCCACACGTGGTCTACGTACGCTGTCATTACGCATGCAACGCCATTGCGAAAATGCCCAGCAAATCGCTGAATGGTTGACTACACAGCCTCAGGTCAAGGATGTCATTTACCTAGGTCTGGAGTCCCACCCACAGCATGCCTTGGCCAAACGCCAGATGCGAGGCTTTGGTGGCATGATCTCAGTCCGTCTCAATAGTGACGAAGCCGGCGCACGCCAAGTATTGGAACACTGCGAACTGTTCACCCTGGCAGAAAGCCTTGGTGGTGTGGAAAGTCTGATTAGCCTGCCCGCAGCCATGACGCATGCCTCCATCCCACTTGAACGTCGCACGGCATTGGGTATTGGCCCGAATCTCATCCGGCTGTCTGTCGGGATCGAATCGGTAGACGATTTGATTGGTGATTTGAAGCAGGCATTTTCTGCATTGTCATAA
- a CDS encoding cystathionine beta-synthase translates to MTTAQSSLNLIGNTPVIELTKLDTGPCRLFVKLENQNPGGSIKDRIALSMIEAAERDGRLKPGGTIVEATAGNTGLGLALVAAQKGYKLTLVVPDKMSREKIFHLKALGANVVLTRSDVGKGHPAYYQDLAKRLTEETPGAFYIDQFNNPANPAAHEHGTGPEMFDQLDGNIDAVVVGVGSCGTLTGLTRFFQKRSPHTAFVLADPQGSVLADHIETGHFGEAGSWLVEGIGEDFIPPQADFSQVKRAFRISDQESFDTARMLLKEEGILAGSSSGTLVAAALRYCREQTSPKRVITFICDSGNKYLSKMFNDFWMIDQGLISLPKYGDLRDLITRRHAEGGTVIAEPTDTLATAYARMRLYDVSQLPVMEGDKVLGLIDEWDLLKAVHAEPGNFRQPVSKAMSGDLQTLSPDAPISALQPLFDQGRVAIVVDQGRFVGLITKSDLLNHWRHQLA, encoded by the coding sequence ATGACTACTGCTCAATCTTCACTCAATCTGATCGGCAATACCCCCGTCATTGAACTGACCAAACTGGATACCGGACCGTGTCGACTGTTTGTGAAGCTGGAAAATCAAAACCCCGGCGGCTCGATCAAAGACCGTATCGCGCTCTCGATGATTGAAGCCGCCGAACGGGATGGCCGACTGAAACCGGGCGGCACCATCGTCGAAGCCACTGCAGGCAATACTGGCCTGGGACTGGCTCTGGTAGCGGCGCAAAAAGGTTACAAGCTGACGCTGGTGGTACCGGACAAGATGAGCCGGGAAAAAATCTTCCACCTGAAAGCGTTGGGTGCCAATGTGGTGCTGACCCGATCCGATGTCGGCAAAGGCCACCCAGCCTACTACCAGGATCTGGCCAAACGTCTGACTGAAGAAACACCGGGTGCATTCTATATCGACCAATTCAACAATCCAGCCAACCCGGCTGCACATGAACACGGTACTGGCCCTGAGATGTTCGATCAACTGGATGGCAATATCGATGCCGTGGTGGTCGGTGTGGGTTCTTGCGGCACACTGACGGGCCTTACCCGTTTCTTCCAGAAACGCTCGCCGCACACGGCATTTGTTTTGGCCGATCCTCAAGGCTCAGTGCTGGCGGACCACATCGAGACAGGTCATTTTGGCGAAGCTGGCAGTTGGCTGGTGGAGGGCATTGGTGAAGATTTCATTCCGCCCCAAGCCGATTTCAGCCAAGTCAAACGTGCATTCCGGATCAGTGATCAGGAAAGTTTTGACACTGCCCGTATGCTACTGAAAGAAGAAGGTATTCTCGCCGGTTCGTCGTCTGGCACACTGGTCGCTGCTGCACTACGCTATTGCCGCGAACAGACCAGCCCCAAACGGGTCATCACCTTCATCTGTGACAGTGGTAACAAATACCTGTCGAAAATGTTCAACGACTTCTGGATGATTGACCAAGGCCTGATCAGCCTGCCCAAGTACGGCGACCTGCGCGACCTGATCACCCGGCGTCATGCTGAGGGGGGTACCGTGATTGCAGAACCGACCGATACTTTGGCCACCGCCTATGCCCGCATGCGGCTGTATGATGTATCACAACTACCTGTCATGGAAGGCGACAAAGTCTTGGGACTGATTGACGAATGGGACCTTTTGAAAGCAGTGCATGCCGAGCCAGGTAACTTCCGTCAGCCTGTCAGCAAGGCAATGTCCGGTGATTTGCAAACACTCAGCCCGGACGCCCCGATCAGCGCCCTACAACCCTTGTTTGATCAGGGCCGTGTCGCCATTGTGGTCGATCAAGGCCGTTTCGTTGGCCTGATCACCAAATCCGACCTGCTCAACCACTGGCGCCATCAACTGGCTTGA
- a CDS encoding amino acid ABC transporter permease, translated as MNFLTLIIDAFPAMLKGAGYTLLFAAASMLGGLLMGFAVALVRVLAIPGLDYIARFYVSLMRGTPLLVQIFVIYYGLPSVGLELSPITAGILSLSLNAGAYLSESMRGAIQGIGPGQWQAASSLGLTYGQSLRYIIGPQALRLAVPSLSNSLISLIKDTSLVSVITVTELMLATKEVIATTFQPLPLYLAAAGIYWVLSLAFEQVQRWLETRLGQGYASTKNN; from the coding sequence ATGAACTTTCTCACCCTGATCATTGATGCCTTTCCAGCCATGCTCAAAGGCGCTGGTTATACCTTGCTATTTGCGGCGGCCTCCATGCTAGGCGGTTTATTGATGGGCTTTGCAGTGGCACTTGTCCGGGTGCTGGCCATTCCGGGCCTGGATTACATAGCACGTTTCTATGTCAGCCTAATGCGCGGCACGCCACTACTGGTCCAAATCTTTGTCATTTACTACGGTCTACCCAGTGTTGGCCTCGAATTGTCACCGATCACTGCCGGCATTCTGTCGCTCAGCCTGAATGCGGGTGCCTATCTATCGGAAAGTATGCGCGGTGCCATTCAGGGTATCGGCCCAGGTCAATGGCAGGCGGCATCCAGCCTGGGCCTGACCTATGGCCAATCGCTGCGTTACATCATTGGGCCGCAAGCTTTGCGCTTGGCTGTACCTAGCTTGTCGAACAGCCTGATCAGCTTGATCAAGGACACCTCCCTGGTCTCGGTCATCACCGTCACCGAGCTGATGCTGGCGACCAAGGAAGTGATTGCCACAACCTTTCAGCCCTTACCACTCTACCTGGCGGCCGCTGGTATCTACTGGGTACTCAGCCTGGCGTTCGAACAGGTTCAGCGTTGGTTGGAAACACGATTGGGACAAGGCTATGCATCAACAAAAAACAACTGA
- a CDS encoding cystine ABC transporter substrate-binding protein, whose amino-acid sequence MQRIVSAIVLAGLALSANAADLLETIKQRGTLKIAVEGTYPPFNFKDKSGQLTGFDVEIAKAIAERLKVKPEFTTTEWSGILAGLQAGKFDIIVNQVSITPQRQGVFDFSEPYTFSSAQLIIKNDDNRIFKSLDDLKGKKVGVGQGSNYADMAKAAAGVEVKTYPGAPEYLQDLTRGRIDAALNDSLLIPFIIKEAKLPIKAGAAVGNVTTMAIPFRKNNPQFKMAIDKAIVEIKADGTFARISNKWFGHDVSKAPGV is encoded by the coding sequence TTGCAACGTATCGTTTCCGCTATTGTACTGGCTGGGCTGGCACTGTCTGCCAATGCAGCCGATCTGCTGGAGACCATCAAACAACGTGGCACCCTGAAGATTGCGGTGGAAGGCACCTATCCACCGTTCAACTTCAAAGACAAAAGCGGCCAATTGACTGGATTTGATGTTGAAATCGCCAAGGCAATTGCCGAACGTTTGAAGGTCAAGCCTGAATTCACCACCACAGAATGGAGCGGCATTCTGGCCGGCCTGCAGGCCGGAAAGTTCGATATCATCGTCAATCAAGTATCCATCACGCCACAACGTCAAGGTGTGTTCGACTTCTCCGAGCCTTACACCTTCTCCAGCGCACAGTTGATCATCAAAAATGATGACAACCGTATTTTCAAGTCGCTGGATGACCTGAAGGGCAAGAAAGTGGGGGTCGGCCAGGGTAGCAATTATGCCGACATGGCCAAAGCTGCAGCAGGTGTGGAAGTCAAAACCTACCCAGGCGCACCGGAATACTTGCAAGACCTGACTCGGGGACGCATCGATGCTGCACTGAACGACAGTCTGTTGATCCCGTTCATCATCAAAGAAGCCAAATTGCCGATCAAGGCCGGGGCTGCTGTTGGTAACGTAACTACCATGGCCATCCCGTTCCGAAAGAACAACCCACAGTTCAAAATGGCCATCGACAAGGCCATTGTCGAGATCAAAGCCGACGGTACATTTGCTCGTATTTCGAACAAATGGTTTGGGCATGATGTCAGCAAAGCACCCGGCGTATAA
- a CDS encoding MetQ/NlpA family ABC transporter substrate-binding protein codes for MKKFAPTLLAGLLAVIGTANAEKLSVAASAVPHAEILQFVKPALAKQGVELDIKVFTDYVQPNVQVAEKRLDANFFQHKPYLSEFNKNKGTNLVTVVPVHVEPFGAYSLKHKKATDLPDGATVVIPNDPSNAGRSLVLLQQNGLIKLKDPSNILSTTKDIVENKKHLSIKELEAATLPRVLNQVDLALINTNYALQAKLTPTKDALFIEGANSPYANLLVARPDNKDAPAVKKLAAVLNSADVKAFIEKQYKGAVVSAF; via the coding sequence ATGAAGAAATTTGCCCCGACGCTGCTCGCTGGCCTGTTGGCCGTGATTGGTACTGCCAATGCCGAAAAACTGAGTGTTGCTGCCAGTGCCGTGCCACACGCTGAAATCCTGCAATTTGTAAAACCAGCCTTGGCCAAGCAAGGGGTGGAGCTGGATATCAAGGTCTTTACCGACTATGTGCAGCCCAATGTCCAGGTCGCTGAAAAACGGCTGGATGCAAACTTCTTTCAACACAAACCTTACCTGAGTGAATTCAACAAGAACAAGGGGACCAATCTGGTGACTGTAGTACCGGTACATGTTGAACCCTTCGGCGCCTATTCGCTCAAGCACAAGAAAGCTACCGACCTACCAGATGGTGCGACCGTTGTAATTCCAAATGATCCGTCCAACGCTGGCCGCTCTTTGGTCTTGTTGCAACAAAATGGTCTGATCAAACTGAAAGACCCAAGCAATATCCTGTCAACTACCAAGGATATTGTCGAAAACAAGAAGCATCTGAGCATCAAAGAACTGGAGGCCGCTACACTGCCGCGCGTACTGAATCAGGTCGATCTGGCACTGATCAATACCAACTACGCGCTGCAAGCTAAGCTAACCCCCACCAAGGACGCACTGTTCATCGAGGGTGCCAACTCGCCTTACGCCAACCTGCTGGTGGCTCGTCCGGATAATAAGGATGCACCTGCAGTGAAAAAACTGGCGGCGGTGCTGAACAGCGCTGATGTCAAAGCCTTCATCGAAAAACAGTACAAGGGTGCCGTCGTCTCGGCATTCTAA
- a CDS encoding methionine ABC transporter permease, with product MDFSTIDWQDIGQATLDTSMMLGGSLFFTVLLGLPLGVLLFLTGKRQLLENRWFYAALSFVVNVLRSVPFVILLILLIPFTVWLVGTSLGVTGAIPPLVVGATPFFARLVETALREVDRGIVEACQAMGASTRQIVIGALLPEALPGLVAAVTVTAIALVSYTAMSGVIGGGGLGDLAIRFGYQRFQTDVMVITVLLLLILVQALQTLGDHIVVRFTRK from the coding sequence ATGGATTTTTCTACCATTGATTGGCAAGACATCGGCCAAGCCACGCTGGATACATCGATGATGCTGGGTGGCTCACTGTTTTTCACCGTCCTGCTAGGCTTGCCGCTGGGTGTACTGTTGTTTCTGACTGGCAAACGTCAGTTGCTGGAAAACCGCTGGTTCTATGCTGCGCTATCATTTGTGGTAAATGTGCTGCGCTCAGTGCCATTCGTGATCCTGTTGATTTTACTGATCCCGTTTACGGTTTGGCTGGTTGGCACTTCGCTGGGTGTTACCGGTGCAATCCCACCACTGGTAGTCGGTGCCACACCATTCTTTGCCCGCTTGGTGGAAACCGCCCTGCGTGAAGTGGACCGTGGCATTGTTGAAGCCTGTCAGGCCATGGGTGCCAGCACCCGTCAGATCGTGATCGGTGCTTTGCTCCCCGAAGCTTTGCCAGGCTTGGTGGCAGCAGTCACCGTCACCGCCATTGCATTGGTGTCCTATACCGCCATGTCTGGCGTGATTGGCGGCGGCGGCCTGGGTGACTTGGCGATCCGCTTTGGTTACCAGCGCTTTCAAACTGACGTGATGGTAATTACCGTGTTGTTGTTGTTGATACTGGTACAGGCCCTGCAAACACTGGGCGACCACATCGTGGTTCGCTTCACCCGTAAATAG
- a CDS encoding methionine ABC transporter ATP-binding protein has protein sequence MIRISRVSKSYQVDGKPLPALKDISLDINQGEVFGIIGRSGAGKSTLIRTLNLLERPNSGAVEIDGIDITHLDDQALRTLRQQIGMVFQHFNLLSSKTVADNVAFPLKLAGKLGVAEHAARVTELLALVGLLEHRNKYPSQLSGGQKQRVGIARALACQPKLLLCDEATSALDPQTTRSILQLLLDINRKLGLTIVLITHEMNVIRTICDRVAVIEAGQIVESGPVVDVFLHPRHAATRSMVAESSHFDELEQAFDVNQPRGKLIKLSFMGENTYQPVIDHVAKTHAVKVNLLQGTIGRIKDTPYGQLIVELQGAADDVAAAHAAFAAHQVHVEVV, from the coding sequence TTGATTCGTATCAGTCGTGTGTCCAAGTCGTATCAGGTTGATGGCAAACCACTACCAGCCCTGAAGGACATTTCCCTGGACATTAACCAGGGTGAGGTTTTCGGCATCATTGGCCGATCGGGTGCGGGTAAGAGCACCCTGATCCGTACACTTAACTTGTTGGAACGCCCGAACAGCGGCGCCGTTGAAATCGACGGTATCGATATCACCCACCTTGATGATCAGGCATTACGTACACTGCGTCAGCAAATTGGCATGGTATTCCAGCATTTCAATCTACTTTCCAGCAAAACCGTGGCCGACAATGTCGCATTTCCGCTCAAGCTGGCAGGTAAGCTTGGCGTGGCCGAGCACGCAGCACGGGTCACCGAGCTGCTTGCGCTGGTCGGACTCCTTGAACATCGCAATAAATATCCATCGCAGTTGTCTGGCGGCCAGAAACAGCGTGTTGGTATCGCCCGTGCCCTGGCTTGCCAACCCAAGCTACTGTTATGCGACGAAGCAACATCAGCCCTTGACCCGCAAACGACTCGCTCCATCCTGCAATTGCTGCTGGACATCAATCGCAAGCTTGGCCTGACCATCGTATTGATCACACATGAAATGAACGTGATCCGTACCATCTGTGACCGTGTTGCCGTGATCGAAGCTGGACAGATTGTGGAAAGCGGCCCTGTGGTCGATGTATTCCTGCACCCACGCCATGCCGCCACTCGCAGCATGGTTGCCGAAAGCAGTCATTTCGACGAGCTGGAACAGGCATTTGACGTGAATCAGCCACGCGGCAAGCTGATCAAGTTGTCCTTCATGGGTGAGAACACCTATCAGCCAGTGATTGATCACGTCGCCAAAACCCATGCTGTCAAAGTCAACTTGTTGCAAGGCACCATCGGCCGAATCAAAGACACCCCTTATGGTCAGTTGATCGTTGAGTTGCAGGGTGCAGCCGATGATGTTGCCGCAGCTCACGCTGCCTTTGCAGCCCATCAGGTACATGTGGAGGTCGTATAA
- a CDS encoding tetratricopeptide repeat protein yields the protein MRHPTSAVVLAFWWCISATCTLAEQRDAAYHAYINHDYEAAGRLYGQSARQGDTLAQFNLAMMMIRGESSEGSPHSGVSWLNLSAEGGFAQAQFNMGLLYEHGHLVPRSQTVATEWFRRAAMRGHGGAQESLATQVYLGRGAEKDERLAGYWYEQAASNGELASQYIVASMYESGDGMEQDLRKAIFWYTQAAKQGDRAAYAKAQELSRRLMQGNR from the coding sequence ATGCGTCATCCGACTTCAGCTGTGGTGTTGGCTTTCTGGTGGTGTATCAGTGCCACCTGTACATTGGCAGAGCAGCGGGATGCTGCCTATCATGCCTATATCAATCATGATTACGAAGCAGCAGGTCGGCTTTATGGGCAAAGTGCCCGGCAAGGTGACACGTTGGCACAGTTCAATCTGGCCATGATGATGATTCGTGGTGAATCATCCGAAGGTTCGCCACATTCTGGGGTGAGCTGGTTGAATCTGTCGGCAGAGGGAGGGTTCGCCCAGGCGCAGTTCAATATGGGTTTGCTCTATGAGCATGGTCATCTTGTACCGCGTTCGCAAACTGTGGCAACGGAATGGTTCCGACGTGCGGCCATGCGTGGTCACGGTGGTGCACAGGAAAGCCTGGCGACACAGGTCTATTTGGGACGCGGTGCGGAAAAGGATGAACGATTGGCTGGCTATTGGTATGAACAGGCAGCCAGCAATGGCGAATTGGCATCGCAATACATCGTGGCATCGATGTACGAATCAGGCGATGGGATGGAGCAAGATCTGAGAAAAGCTATATTTTGGTATACCCAGGCTGCCAAGCAAGGTGATCGCGCTGCATATGCCAAGGCGCAAGAGTTGTCACGACGATTGATGCAAGGTAACCGTTAA
- a CDS encoding DUF4124 domain-containing protein, with product MKKWIWLTLGWFGMMSASHASEIFKCMNPQTGRVTYANSPCPKGESQTKPELIENQIKFNYVEPKAKIEKLPGTEALPTGNALPRTADSSGKMDQEQCDQALKDYRSYVQSKPELSNFDLAMSAAGVSVRMKCGEAALPVPKPDAKIKVESLPGGTGS from the coding sequence ATGAAAAAATGGATATGGTTGACGCTTGGTTGGTTTGGCATGATGTCGGCCAGTCACGCTTCGGAAATCTTTAAGTGCATGAACCCTCAGACTGGCCGGGTAACCTACGCCAATTCACCTTGCCCGAAAGGTGAGTCGCAGACGAAGCCTGAATTGATCGAGAACCAGATCAAATTCAATTATGTCGAACCCAAGGCCAAGATTGAGAAACTGCCCGGTACGGAAGCGTTGCCAACTGGTAACGCGCTGCCACGTACTGCCGATAGCAGTGGGAAGATGGATCAGGAGCAATGTGATCAAGCCTTGAAGGATTACCGTAGTTATGTTCAATCCAAACCGGAACTGAGTAATTTTGATTTGGCCATGTCGGCGGCTGGCGTGTCCGTGCGCATGAAGTGTGGCGAGGCTGCTTTGCCGGTGCCCAAGCCTGATGCCAAGATCAAGGTTGAAAGTTTGCCAGGCGGAACCGGTTCCTGA
- a CDS encoding transporter substrate-binding domain-containing protein, giving the protein MKTTHLITAMLSILTATAFAEDKPATIKLCYEGEDVFPWILKSKKGLNIIMMEQVAKKSGLKLEMTAVPWKRCLNDLQSGTMDGAFAASYKADRAEFSAYPSKDGKPDPARRMMFDSYSLYRLKGSSVGWDGSKFQNLSGPIGTQPGYSVIDVLKQAGAQVDDGAKTADDTLRKLVSNRIAAAALLTPEGDNSIATNSEFTGKLERVPTPLVEKPYFLIFSKPFQAKYPSTANQVWDAVASVRESAEYKQAEAAFFKR; this is encoded by the coding sequence ATGAAAACGACACATCTGATTACCGCTATGCTATCCATTCTGACCGCCACCGCATTTGCCGAAGACAAGCCCGCGACCATCAAGCTTTGCTATGAAGGAGAAGACGTTTTCCCTTGGATCCTGAAAAGCAAGAAGGGTCTCAACATCATCATGATGGAGCAGGTTGCCAAAAAAAGTGGATTGAAACTTGAAATGACCGCGGTACCATGGAAGCGTTGCCTGAACGATTTACAAAGCGGTACGATGGATGGCGCATTCGCTGCCAGTTACAAGGCTGATCGTGCCGAATTTTCAGCCTATCCCAGCAAAGATGGCAAGCCGGACCCGGCTCGCCGCATGATGTTCGATAGCTATAGTCTATACCGTCTCAAGGGTAGCAGTGTTGGATGGGACGGCAGCAAATTTCAGAACCTGAGCGGGCCAATCGGCACGCAACCTGGCTATTCCGTCATCGACGTGCTGAAACAGGCTGGGGCGCAGGTGGACGATGGCGCAAAGACAGCAGACGACACGTTGCGCAAGCTTGTCAGCAATCGCATTGCCGCCGCTGCCTTACTGACGCCGGAAGGTGATAACTCCATTGCCACCAACAGTGAATTCACTGGCAAACTCGAACGGGTACCCACCCCATTGGTGGAAAAACCTTATTTTTTGATCTTCAGCAAACCCTTCCAGGCCAAATATCCCAGTACAGCCAATCAGGTATGGGATGCTGTCGCCAGCGTTCGCGAATCCGCTGAATACAAACAGGCTGAGGCTGCTTTCTTCAAACGCTGA
- a CDS encoding methyl-accepting chemotaxis protein, with protein sequence MMHLPKHLPEMHLPKHIALPGKGWAGRAKPLLGHLLAMNIYKKILIAPMLAVGFLLVTVGAGYFALSRQGAALEDVYQVRFKQYQITSRASQQLAEAHSGVYRLFTWLKNYTEAKIKENGKQLDSSIEKSVADVQAFSQAAGLSAEDAKAAKQILEKMDEYRKNVAQSVSVASLDVNTAMAMMQVSDKLFQEINAKLVVLVKQQATLAGESYERALGVKRTGVMLSLVIGLAAALVVIAVSNMLSRAITKPLRSAIVVAQHIAQGDLRQTISASGSDETAQLLTALKQMQDQLHAMIAGISDSAGQVSHAAHSLSASTEQIRDSSQGQNTVAAEAVEAVQQVTASIVQVSDTAHTARDVAERAAMLSSQGQELAVKAVMEVNRIADTVRSSSESIAKLYEQSQRISGIANVIREIADQTNLLALNAAIEAARAGEAGRGFAVVADEVRKLAERTRSATVEIKDMVDAVQAETMSAVQSMEVGSGQVNNGVSLINGVVEPLEKLRNDAGVAYDNLINLSQITEAQTSTSSQIADHVGQIAHISRLNSDAVSAAAESARALQDLADRLQKEVSRFTV encoded by the coding sequence ATGATGCATCTACCCAAACACCTTCCCGAGATGCACTTGCCCAAGCATATCGCCCTGCCCGGAAAAGGTTGGGCAGGCCGGGCGAAACCGCTGTTGGGGCATTTGCTGGCCATGAATATTTACAAGAAGATTCTGATCGCACCAATGTTGGCGGTTGGTTTCTTACTGGTGACTGTTGGGGCCGGGTACTTTGCGCTAAGTCGTCAGGGAGCTGCGTTGGAAGATGTCTATCAAGTCCGGTTCAAGCAATATCAGATTACATCCCGTGCCAGTCAACAACTGGCTGAAGCCCATTCGGGTGTCTATCGGTTGTTCACTTGGTTGAAGAATTACACGGAAGCCAAAATCAAGGAAAACGGCAAGCAACTGGATAGCAGCATTGAAAAAAGCGTGGCTGATGTGCAGGCCTTTTCGCAGGCTGCCGGCTTGTCAGCCGAAGATGCCAAGGCCGCCAAACAGATTCTGGAAAAAATGGATGAGTACCGCAAAAATGTCGCACAGTCTGTCTCGGTGGCTAGTCTGGATGTGAATACAGCCATGGCAATGATGCAGGTGTCAGATAAGTTGTTTCAGGAGATCAACGCCAAACTGGTGGTATTGGTCAAGCAGCAAGCAACGCTCGCGGGGGAGTCTTACGAGCGGGCATTAGGGGTCAAGCGGACGGGGGTCATGCTGTCGCTGGTCATCGGCCTGGCGGCAGCCCTGGTGGTGATTGCTGTTTCCAACATGCTCAGTCGTGCTATCACCAAGCCATTACGCAGCGCTATCGTAGTGGCACAACATATTGCTCAGGGTGATCTGCGCCAGACAATTTCGGCATCAGGGTCTGATGAAACCGCGCAACTGCTGACTGCTTTGAAGCAGATGCAAGATCAATTGCATGCCATGATTGCGGGCATCTCGGATAGCGCTGGTCAGGTATCCCATGCGGCCCATTCGCTATCTGCCTCGACCGAACAGATTCGTGATAGTTCGCAAGGGCAAAATACTGTGGCTGCGGAGGCCGTTGAAGCAGTACAGCAAGTCACGGCCAGTATTGTTCAGGTATCGGATACCGCTCACACGGCGCGCGATGTGGCCGAACGTGCGGCTATGTTGTCCTCTCAAGGGCAGGAACTGGCGGTTAAGGCGGTAATGGAAGTCAATCGAATTGCCGACACAGTGCGATCGTCGTCAGAAAGCATTGCCAAATTATATGAGCAGTCTCAACGTATCAGTGGTATTGCCAATGTGATTCGCGAAATTGCCGACCAGACCAATCTGCTGGCCCTCAATGCGGCCATTGAAGCGGCCCGTGCTGGCGAGGCCGGCCGGGGCTTTGCCGTAGTGGCAGATGAGGTACGTAAGTTGGCAGAGCGAACTCGGAGTGCGACAGTGGAAATCAAGGACATGGTCGATGCGGTGCAAGCCGAAACCATGTCGGCGGTACAAAGCATGGAGGTTGGGTCAGGGCAGGTCAATAATGGCGTATCGTTGATCAACGGTGTAGTTGAGCCATTGGAAAAGTTGCGCAATGATGCAGGAGTGGCTTATGACAACCTGATCAATCTGTCACAGATCACAGAAGCGCAAACCAGCACCAGTAGCCAGATTGCGGATCATGTTGGGCAGATTGCTCACATTTCGCGATTGAATTCGGATGCAGTGTCGGCAGCGGCAGAGTCCGCACGTGCTTTGCAGGATCTGGCGGACCGCTTGCAAAAAGAGGTGAGTCGGTTTACCGTATAA